The window CCGGCCGTTCAGGTCGGGCATGGCCCGGTTCTCCTCCCGCTCCAGCGGCCCGTGCCACATCCGCTGGTAGGCCCAGAGCAGGTAGACGGCGCCCAGGATCACCCCGACGGTGGCCAGCACGGCGTAGACGCGATTCTCCAGGAAGGCCCCGAGCAGGGTGAGGAACTCGCCCACGAACCCGACCAGGCCGGGCAGGGCGACCGAGCCGAGGGTGATCACCAGCATCACCCCTGCCATGCGGGGCACGGCCTGCTGGAGGCCGCCGAACTCGTCGATCCGGCGGGTGCCGCGTCGCTCCTCCAGCATGCCGGTGACGAAGAACAGCCCGCCGATGACCAGCCCGTGGGCGACCATGTAGAACACCCCGCCCTGGAGCCCCTGGAGGTTGAAGGCGAAGATGCCGAGCACGATGAAGCCCAGGTGGGACACGGACGAGTAGGCGACGAGGGTCTTGAAGTCGCGCTGCATGGTGGCGACCAGGGCGCAGTAGAGGATCCCGACCACGGCCAGGATGAGCAGCAGCGGCTGGGCCCAGCGGGCGCCGTCGGGGAACAGCGGCAGGGCGAAGCGGAGGAACCCGTACACGCCCAGCTTGGACATGACCCCGGCCAGCAGCACGGTGGTGGTGGTCGGGGCCTCGGTGTAGGCGTCGGGCAGCCAGGTGTGGAACGGCCACACCGGGGTCTTGATGGCGAAGGCGGCGAAGAAGGCGGCGAACAGCCAGCGTTGGGTGGCCGGCGACTTGTCGAAGTCGACCAGGGCCTGGTAGTCGAAGGTCGGGGTGCCGGTCGCCTCCCGGTGCAGCCAGAACAGGGCGATGATGCCGACCAGCATGAGCAGCCCGCCGAGCAGGGTGTAGACGAAGAACTTGACCGCGGCGTACACCCGCCGCTCGCCCCCGAACGAGCCGATCAGGAAGTAGCCCGGGACCAGCACCGCCTCCCAGAACACGTAGAACAGGAACAGGTCCAGGCTCACGAACACGCCCAGCATGGCCGTCTCCAGCACCAGCAGCAGGCCCAGGTAGGTGCGCGGCCGGTCGGCCATGCGCCAGGAGCCGGCGATGGCCAGCGGGGTGAGCACGGCGGTGAGCAGGACCAGGGGCAGGCTGACCCCGTCGACCCCGACCCGGTAGCTGACCCCGAAGGCCGGCACCCACTCGGCGGTCATGCCGAGCTGGAACCCGGGGTCGCCGGTGCGGAAGCGGGCCGCCAGCACGACCGCCAGGGCGAGCGTGGCCAGGCTGGCCGCCAGCGCCACCAGCCGGGCCGTCTCCTGCCGGGCCGCCGGGACGAGGGCGACCAGCAGCGCCCCGGCCAGGGGGGCGAACAGGGTTGCGGTCAGCAGCACGGCGGCGGCTCCAGGGACGAGGGGGTCATGGCCGGAACACCAGGAAGGCGACGATCAGCACGGCGCCCCCGAGGACGCCGAGGGCGTAGCTGCGGACCAGGCCGGACTGGAGGCGGCGGCCGCTGCGGGCGGCGTCCCCGACCAGCTCGGCCACGCCGTTGACGGCCCCGTCGATGCCACGCTGGTCGACGTTGCGGGCCAGGAAGGCGGCGAAGGCGCCGCCCAGGTTGACGGTGAAGAACTCGTAGACCTGGTCGACGTAGAGCCGCTCGGCCAGGGGCCGCCAGGCGCCGGCCCAGCGGCGGCGCAGGGCCAGCCAGTCGAACGGCCGGACGTACAGCAGCCAGGCGACGACGGCCCCGACCGCGGCCAGCCCGGTGGCCACCGCCGACAGCCCGGCCGCGGCGGCCAGCGACTCGTGCTCCTCGGGCGCGCCGAGGACCGGCTCCAGGAACTGCTGGAAGCGGCCGCCCTCGCCGGTGAAGGTGGTGAGGGCGAACCCGGCCACCAGGGCCAGGACGCCGAGCACGATCAGCGGGATGGTCATGACCGGCGGCGACTCGTGCGGGTGGCGGCCCTCGGGCCAGCGCCGCTCGCCGAAGAAGGTCAGGAACACGTAGCGGGACATGTAGAAGGCGGTCAGGCCGGCCGTGAACACCCCGATCGCCCAGGCCAGCAGGCCGAGCCCGCCGTGCTCGAACAGGGCGGCCAGCACCTGGTCCTTGGAGTAGAAGCCGGAGGTGAACGGCACCCCGACGATGGCCGCCCAGGCGGCCATGGTCGTCCAGAAGGTGATCGGCATGGCCGAGCGCAGCCCGCCGAAGTGCTTGACGTCGGTGTCGTCGTCGTTGCCGTGCATCACCGACCCGGCCCCGAGGAACAGCTGGGCCTTGAAGAAGGCGTGGGTGACCAGGTGGAGCATGCCGGCGGCGTAGCCGATCGGCCCCAGGGCGACGCCGATGAACATGTAGCCGAGCTGGGAGACGGTCGAGTAGGCGAGGATCTTCTTGATGTCGTCCTGGCCGATGGCGATGAGCGCGGCCAGCAGGGCGGTGCCGGCGCCGACCAGCAGCACCACCGTCTGGGCGGTGCCCGAGGCCTCGAAGATGGAGTGGGTCCTGGCGACCAGGAAGACACCGGCCGTGACCATGGTGGCGGCGTGGATGAGAGCCGACACCGGGGTCGGGCCGGCCATGGCGTCGGGCAGCCAGACGTACAGCGGGAACTGGGCGCTCTTGCCCGTGCAGGCCAGGAACAGCAGCAGGGCGATGGCCGTGGCCGTGCCCGCGGCCAGGGCGCCGGCCTCGCCGAAGACGACGTCGAAGTCGAGGCTGCCGGTGGTGGCGAAGACCAGGAACATGGCCAGCAGGAAGCCGACGTCGCCGATGCGGTTGGCCAGGAAGGCCTTCTTGGCCGCGGGCGGCGCCCACACCTCGCGGGTGTCGTCGGGCTCGCCTTCGACCAGGCGGCCGCGCGGGTTGACGACCAGCAGCCGCCGGTTGAACCAGAACCCGACCAGCAGGTAGGAGCAGAGCCCGACCCCCTCCCAGCCGAGGAACATGACCAGGAAGTTCTGGGCCAGGACGAGCACCAGCATCGAGGCCACGAACAGGTTGAGCCAGGAGAAGAAGGTCTCGCGCCGCTCGTCGTGGGCCATGTAGCCGATCGAGTACAGGTGGATGAGGCTGGAGACGCCGGTCACGACCAGGGCCATGACGGCCGACAGGGGATCCCAGCGGAGGTCGAAGGCGACCCGCAGGTCGCCGGAGACGAACCACTCGTAGCCCCGCAGGATCTGGGTGCGCTCCTCCCCGGGATGCGACAGCAGCTCGAAGAAGGCGGCCACGGCGACGGCGAAGGCGGCGGCGACGGCCAGGGTGGCGATCCAGCCGGCCAGGGCGCGCAGGCGCTGGCCGAAGAGCACGTTGACCGCGAACCCGGCCAGGGGCAGGACCGGGAGCAGCCAGATCAGTCGGGTCGCGCCGGTTGCGTTCAGGAGGTCACCCCTTGAGCAGGTTGACGTCGTCGACCGAGATCGACGAGCGCTTGCGGAAGATGGCGACGAGGATGCCGAGGCCGACCACGACCTCGGCGGCGGCCACGGCCATGACGAAGAAGGCCAGCACCTGGCCGTCGAGGGCGCCGTTGGTCTTGGCGAAGGTGATGAACGACAGGTTGACCGCGTTCAGCATCAGCTCGATGCACATGAACACGACGATGGCGTTGCGCCGGATCAGCACCCCGACCACGCCGATGCCGAACAGGACGGCCGACAGCAGGAGGTAGGCGCCGGGTCCGACCCTCATGGCTGCTGCCGCTTCCCGAGGACGAGGGCGCCGACGGCGGCCACCACCAGCAGCACCCCGGCCGTCTCGAAGGCGAAGGTGTAGCGGGTGAACAGGATCCGGCCCACCGCCTGGACGTTGCCGCCCTCGTTGGCCGCGGCCAGGCTGGCCGGGGCGGCGTCGAACACCCCGGCGAACAGGGCGCCGACGATCGTGACCAGCAACCCAAGGGTGAGCAGCACGGCCGCCGGGCGCTGGCCCCTCATCTGTTCCTTCACCACCACCTCGTTGCCGATGCCGAGCAGCATCAGCACGAACAGGAACAGGACCATGATCGCCCCGGCGTACACGATCACCTGCACGGCGGCCACGAACTGGGCCTCCAGCAGCACGTAGAACCCGGCCAGGCAGAAGAAGTTGACCACCAGCAGCAGGGCCGAGTAGACGGCGTTGCGGGTCAGGACCATGCCAAGGGCGGTGGCCACGGCCAGGGGGGCGAGCACGACGAAGACGATCAGCTCGGCCTGCTCGGATGCGGTGGCGGCCAGCACCGGCGTCACTTGGGCACCACCTTTTCGATCGGGGGTGCGAGCGGCAACGGGATCACCTGGGGACCGTCCTGTCGGGGGGGAGCTCGCGGTCGGCCTGGCGGGTCTCCTGCTCGCGCAGCAGCGCCCAGACCGGCTCGACCGACTCCTGGGAGACGGACGCCTGGGGGCCGTAGCGGGCGATCGTCGGCGGCCCGTCCTCGGCGTCGACGTGGGGCGGGGCCTTGGCCCCGGAAGGCACGGCGGCCAGCAGGTCGGGCTTGTCGTAGACCAGCCCCTGGCGGGTCGGCGAGGACAGCTCGTACTCGTTGGTCATGGTCAGGGCGCGGGTCGGGCAGGCCTCGATGCAGAGGCCGCAGAAGATGCAGCGGTTGTAGTTGATCTGGTAGATGGCCGCGTACCGCTCCCCGACCGAGTAGCGGGCCTCCGGGGTGTTGTCGGCCCCCTGGACGTAGATGGCGTCGGCCGGGCAGGCGTAGGCGCACAGCTCGCAGCCGATGCAGCGCTCCAGGCCGTCCGGGTAGCGGTTGAGCTGGTGGCGGCCGTGGAACCGGGGCGAGGTCGGCTTCTTCTCCTCCGGATACTGCACGGTGTTGCGCTTGCGGAACATGCTCCGGAAGGTGACCGACAGCCCCTTCAGGATCTCGCTGGGCATCATGGGGTCGAACCTCCGGGGGCGGTGCGGTCCGCCTTCCCCTTGTCCGAGGAGGGCAGCAGGAACGAGAGCAGCAGCAGGGCGAGCAGGACGCCGATGGCGCCGAGCAGCACCGGGCGGGGCAGGTTGATGTCGACCACCAGGACCACGGCGGTGACCGCGACCCAGGCCAGGGCGACCGGGATCAGCACCTTCCAGCCGAAGTCCATCAGCCGGTCGAAGCGCAGCCGGGGCAGGGTCGCCCGCAGCCAGATGAACAGGAAGATGAACAGGAAGACCTTGGCCACGAACCACAGGATCGGCCAGAGCCAGGGCAGGAAGTCGGGCGCCGGGCCGTCCGGGCCGCCGAGGAAGGCGGTGGCGGCGACGGCCGACACGGTGATGATGTTCAGATACTCGGCCAGGAAGAACAGGGCGAACTTCACCCCCGAGTACT is drawn from Actinomycetota bacterium and contains these coding sequences:
- the nuoK gene encoding NADH-quinone oxidoreductase subunit NuoK, which gives rise to MRVGPGAYLLLSAVLFGIGVVGVLIRRNAIVVFMCIELMLNAVNLSFITFAKTNGALDGQVLAFFVMAVAAAEVVVGLGILVAIFRKRSSISVDDVNLLKG
- the nuoI gene encoding NADH-quinone oxidoreductase subunit NuoI; protein product: MMPSEILKGLSVTFRSMFRKRNTVQYPEEKKPTSPRFHGRHQLNRYPDGLERCIGCELCAYACPADAIYVQGADNTPEARYSVGERYAAIYQINYNRCIFCGLCIEACPTRALTMTNEYELSSPTRQGLVYDKPDLLAAVPSGAKAPPHVDAEDGPPTIARYGPQASVSQESVEPVWALLREQETRQADRELPPDRTVPR
- a CDS encoding NADH-quinone oxidoreductase subunit M, yielding MLLTATLFAPLAGALLVALVPAARQETARLVALAASLATLALAVVLAARFRTGDPGFQLGMTAEWVPAFGVSYRVGVDGVSLPLVLLTAVLTPLAIAGSWRMADRPRTYLGLLLVLETAMLGVFVSLDLFLFYVFWEAVLVPGYFLIGSFGGERRVYAAVKFFVYTLLGGLLMLVGIIALFWLHREATGTPTFDYQALVDFDKSPATQRWLFAAFFAAFAIKTPVWPFHTWLPDAYTEAPTTTTVLLAGVMSKLGVYGFLRFALPLFPDGARWAQPLLLILAVVGILYCALVATMQRDFKTLVAYSSVSHLGFIVLGIFAFNLQGLQGGVFYMVAHGLVIGGLFFVTGMLEERRGTRRIDEFGGLQQAVPRMAGVMLVITLGSVALPGLVGFVGEFLTLLGAFLENRVYAVLATVGVILGAVYLLWAYQRMWHGPLEREENRAMPDLNGREWAILAPLVAAIIVLGLFPRPVLERVEPSAQRVVEQTQAPSP
- a CDS encoding NADH-quinone oxidoreductase subunit J, producing MTPVLAATASEQAELIVFVVLAPLAVATALGMVLTRNAVYSALLLVVNFFCLAGFYVLLEAQFVAAVQVIVYAGAIMVLFLFVLMLLGIGNEVVVKEQMRGQRPAAVLLTLGLLVTIVGALFAGVFDAAPASLAAANEGGNVQAVGRILFTRYTFAFETAGVLLVVAAVGALVLGKRQQP
- the nuoL gene encoding NADH-quinone oxidoreductase subunit L, with protein sequence MNATGATRLIWLLPVLPLAGFAVNVLFGQRLRALAGWIATLAVAAAFAVAVAAFFELLSHPGEERTQILRGYEWFVSGDLRVAFDLRWDPLSAVMALVVTGVSSLIHLYSIGYMAHDERRETFFSWLNLFVASMLVLVLAQNFLVMFLGWEGVGLCSYLLVGFWFNRRLLVVNPRGRLVEGEPDDTREVWAPPAAKKAFLANRIGDVGFLLAMFLVFATTGSLDFDVVFGEAGALAAGTATAIALLLFLACTGKSAQFPLYVWLPDAMAGPTPVSALIHAATMVTAGVFLVARTHSIFEASGTAQTVVLLVGAGTALLAALIAIGQDDIKKILAYSTVSQLGYMFIGVALGPIGYAAGMLHLVTHAFFKAQLFLGAGSVMHGNDDDTDVKHFGGLRSAMPITFWTTMAAWAAIVGVPFTSGFYSKDQVLAALFEHGGLGLLAWAIGVFTAGLTAFYMSRYVFLTFFGERRWPEGRHPHESPPVMTIPLIVLGVLALVAGFALTTFTGEGGRFQQFLEPVLGAPEEHESLAAAAGLSAVATGLAAVGAVVAWLLYVRPFDWLALRRRWAGAWRPLAERLYVDQVYEFFTVNLGGAFAAFLARNVDQRGIDGAVNGVAELVGDAARSGRRLQSGLVRSYALGVLGGAVLIVAFLVFRP